From Pseudonocardia autotrophica, one genomic window encodes:
- a CDS encoding argininosuccinate lyase has product MTELPPGGGPAPRGGAAPELVESGFHLENADAPFLHHGLNLADLAHVLDLRHRDLVPAAAAATLLDLILEAERTPAEEFPYDAAFGEPYNSREAYFVSRVGDVAGWLHAGRPRREAVRIALRIHVRRQIAELAAEAGRFASVVADRSREHAHTLMPDQTYLQQAQPSTFGHYLLSFAYPALRDARRLLDELDEIDCSPGGAGCVNGTRLLDDRTVVADLLGFAGVIEHTRDAMWQVDGFIHVLATAASLVSTLSKLAEDLEIWSSAEFDFVDLADGFTRASVLMPQKRNPYSLAIIRGACGVLIGRISGFLAVVKSPSARSDNLIYAYGEVPRALDLALRITRLATGVVRTLQVHPERMTEELNRGYSQATDLAEHLVQSCDIDYRSAYLIVGRAVRDASRDGVPGIGITGERVDAAAREQLGRTLGMAGTDLSAVLDPWRIVQSRSAPGGAAPDEVCRMAGDLSSRSAQLTTTATDRLAVFDRTERGVLATARATASREENP; this is encoded by the coding sequence ATGACCGAACTACCGCCCGGAGGCGGTCCCGCACCCCGTGGCGGGGCGGCTCCGGAACTGGTGGAGTCCGGCTTCCACCTGGAGAACGCCGACGCCCCGTTCCTGCATCACGGGCTCAATCTCGCCGATCTGGCGCACGTGCTCGACCTGCGCCACCGCGACCTGGTCCCGGCCGCCGCCGCGGCCACCCTGCTCGACCTGATCCTGGAGGCCGAGCGGACCCCGGCCGAGGAGTTCCCCTACGACGCCGCGTTCGGCGAGCCCTACAACTCCCGCGAGGCCTACTTCGTCTCCCGGGTCGGTGACGTCGCCGGCTGGCTGCACGCCGGACGCCCGCGCCGGGAGGCGGTCCGTATCGCGCTGCGGATACACGTCCGGCGGCAGATCGCCGAGCTGGCAGCCGAGGCGGGCCGGTTCGCCTCGGTGGTCGCCGACCGCTCGCGGGAGCACGCGCACACCCTGATGCCCGACCAGACCTACCTGCAGCAGGCCCAGCCGTCGACGTTCGGGCACTACCTGCTCTCGTTCGCCTATCCCGCGCTGCGGGACGCGCGCCGGTTGCTCGACGAGCTCGACGAGATCGACTGCAGCCCGGGCGGCGCCGGTTGTGTGAACGGGACTCGGCTGCTCGACGATCGCACCGTCGTCGCCGACCTGCTGGGCTTCGCCGGCGTCATCGAGCACACCCGGGACGCGATGTGGCAGGTCGACGGCTTCATCCACGTCCTGGCGACGGCGGCGAGCCTGGTGTCCACGCTCAGCAAGCTGGCCGAGGACCTGGAGATCTGGTCCTCGGCCGAGTTCGACTTCGTCGATCTCGCCGACGGGTTCACCCGGGCCAGCGTGCTCATGCCGCAGAAGCGCAACCCGTACTCGCTGGCGATCATCCGGGGCGCCTGCGGTGTCCTGATCGGCCGGATCAGCGGGTTCCTCGCCGTGGTGAAGAGCCCGTCCGCCCGCAGCGACAACCTCATCTACGCCTACGGCGAGGTACCCCGAGCGCTCGACCTGGCGCTGCGGATCACCCGGCTCGCCACCGGTGTCGTCCGCACCCTGCAGGTGCATCCGGAGCGGATGACCGAGGAGCTCAACCGCGGGTACAGCCAGGCGACCGACCTGGCCGAGCACCTCGTTCAGAGCTGCGACATCGACTACCGGTCGGCCTACCTGATCGTCGGACGGGCGGTCCGCGACGCCTCCCGCGACGGGGTCCCCGGAATCGGGATCACCGGGGAGCGGGTGGACGCCGCGGCCCGCGAGCAGCTGGGCCGGACGCTCGGCATGGCAGGCACCGACCTGTCCGCGGTGCTGGATCCGTGGCGGATCGTGCAGTCCCGGTCGGCCCCCGGCGGCGCGGCCCCGGACGAGGTGTGCCGGATGGCCGGCGACCTCTCGTCGCGCAGCGCACAGCTGACGACGACCGCCACCGACCGGCTGGCCGTGTTCGACCGCACCGAGCGGGGCGTGCTCGCCACCGCCCGGGCCACCGCATCCCGGGAGGAGAACCCGTGA
- a CDS encoding YlbE family protein: MTTNPTVELPERIEVVNIGLPMFTDAVREQGVPVVGVDWRPPADGRLDVVRALRVLYADPSIERANAEVVRRLDTGVPQLRTVSPAGAVVPGLTGRMLLHCGPAITWDRVCDPLRRSMRAAVVAEGWASDVAGADELLATGAIALSPANDHDTVVPMASAIGPGTPVLVVEHRGDGDGRTWRAFAPLNQGPGETPWFGRDTDAAIERLRLLRDVGGPAVAAVLHEAGPLDVLALAAQGVAMGDDVHMRVQATTNLLTRTWLAHIAALPDGLREPFAGYLAGNHLFCLTLAMAAAKSLQMWADEVPGSTIVTSMSRNGTDYAVRTAGASSRQSAAAPPVGEALYYSGYGPEDAAPDIGDSAVLELTGLGGPAAGNSPSVAAFLGGRMADAAAATEAFRRICAGTSSRFILPAMGFAGTPIGVDARLVVETGVTPKVTTGILHAHAGVGQIGAGVATAPLSCFVDAVLALAAERG; the protein is encoded by the coding sequence GTGACCACGAACCCGACCGTCGAGCTGCCCGAGCGGATCGAGGTGGTGAACATCGGGCTGCCGATGTTCACCGACGCCGTGCGGGAGCAGGGCGTGCCCGTCGTCGGCGTGGACTGGCGGCCACCGGCCGACGGGCGGCTCGACGTCGTGCGGGCGCTCCGTGTGCTGTACGCGGACCCGTCGATCGAGCGGGCCAACGCCGAGGTGGTGCGCCGGCTGGACACCGGGGTGCCGCAGCTGCGCACGGTGTCACCGGCCGGTGCGGTGGTGCCCGGCCTGACCGGTCGGATGCTGCTGCACTGCGGGCCGGCGATCACCTGGGACCGGGTCTGCGATCCGCTGCGCCGGTCCATGCGGGCCGCCGTCGTGGCCGAGGGATGGGCGTCCGACGTCGCCGGGGCGGACGAGCTGCTGGCCACCGGTGCGATCGCGCTGTCCCCGGCGAACGACCACGACACCGTCGTCCCGATGGCGAGCGCGATCGGGCCGGGCACGCCGGTCCTGGTCGTCGAGCACCGCGGTGACGGCGACGGCCGGACCTGGCGCGCGTTCGCCCCGCTGAACCAGGGCCCGGGGGAGACCCCCTGGTTCGGCCGGGACACCGACGCGGCGATCGAGCGGCTGCGGTTGCTGCGCGACGTCGGCGGCCCGGCGGTGGCGGCGGTGCTGCACGAGGCCGGCCCGCTGGACGTCCTCGCGCTCGCCGCGCAGGGCGTCGCGATGGGCGACGACGTGCACATGCGCGTCCAGGCGACCACCAACCTGCTGACCCGCACCTGGCTCGCGCACATCGCCGCGCTGCCGGACGGGCTCCGCGAGCCGTTCGCCGGTTACCTGGCCGGCAACCACCTGTTCTGTCTCACCCTGGCGATGGCGGCGGCCAAGTCGCTGCAGATGTGGGCCGACGAGGTGCCCGGTTCGACGATCGTGACGTCGATGTCGCGCAACGGGACCGACTACGCGGTCCGGACGGCGGGGGCGAGCAGCCGGCAGTCGGCCGCCGCACCCCCGGTCGGCGAGGCGCTGTACTACTCCGGCTACGGACCCGAGGACGCGGCGCCGGACATCGGTGACAGCGCCGTCCTGGAGCTGACCGGGCTGGGTGGCCCGGCGGCCGGCAACTCGCCGTCGGTGGCCGCGTTCCTCGGCGGCCGGATGGCGGACGCGGCCGCGGCGACCGAGGCGTTCCGGCGGATCTGCGCCGGGACCAGCAGCCGGTTCATCCTGCCCGCGATGGGCTTCGCGGGCACCCCGATCGGGGTGGACGCGCGGCTGGTGGTCGAGACCGGGGTGACCCCGAAGGTGACGACCGGGATCCTGCACGCGCATGCGGGGGTCGGGCAGATCGGGGCCGGTGTGGCGACGGCACCGCTGTCCTGCTTCGTGGACGCCGTGCTCGCGCTGGCGGCCGAGCGCGGATGA
- a CDS encoding oxamate carbamoyltransferase subunit AllH family protein — translation MLSVHRRAIYLRFDDELMALVGPGVEAGPLHLAAGSTALPPARPGEPVRIDGIRVTARRWAVRCDVPDRIGVLPESSALLAARAGQLPPAASPPLRRDVQFPPEVPVPAAEIVAAVRAGDLGAAAGLLGGRGPGLTPAGDDVLAGLLLAARALRGPAAEAWLTAVATEVRTTVHAAAFLRWAARGQGLRSVHDWMAAVAAGTDPEPARRRLARIGASSGRCLLAGLRLGIAQLPVDTQSSRAGEPAGLWQRTS, via the coding sequence GTGCTCTCGGTGCACCGCCGGGCGATCTATCTGCGTTTCGACGACGAGCTGATGGCGCTGGTCGGGCCGGGCGTCGAGGCCGGCCCGCTGCACCTGGCCGCCGGGAGCACGGCGTTGCCGCCGGCCCGGCCGGGGGAGCCGGTCCGGATCGACGGCATCCGGGTGACGGCGCGGCGCTGGGCGGTGCGGTGCGACGTGCCCGACCGGATCGGTGTCCTGCCCGAGTCGTCGGCGCTGCTCGCAGCCCGGGCCGGGCAGCTGCCGCCGGCAGCGTCACCGCCGCTGCGCCGGGACGTGCAGTTCCCACCGGAGGTGCCGGTGCCGGCGGCCGAGATCGTCGCGGCGGTCCGGGCCGGTGACCTGGGCGCCGCGGCCGGGTTGCTCGGCGGGCGCGGCCCCGGCCTGACCCCGGCCGGAGACGACGTGCTGGCCGGGCTGTTGCTGGCGGCTCGCGCGCTGCGCGGTCCGGCCGCCGAGGCGTGGCTGACCGCGGTCGCCACCGAGGTGCGGACGACCGTGCACGCCGCGGCGTTCCTGCGCTGGGCGGCACGCGGGCAGGGGCTGCGGTCGGTGCACGACTGGATGGCCGCCGTGGCCGCGGGCACGGACCCGGAGCCCGCCCGGCGCCGGCTGGCCCGGATCGGGGCGAGCTCCGGGCGTTGCCTGCTCGCCGGTCTCCGGCTCGGGATCGCTCAGCTGCCGGTGGACACCCAGAGCAGCCGCGCCGGCGAGCCGGCGGGGTTGTGGCAGCGGACCTCGTGA
- a CDS encoding DUF7714 family protein, with product MTVPQRRRSNTIPGRYRGVAVARVDVPLTDGAALQSLLLGREAYWKTRFVVVHHGRTGLGPGPVALVAVTRDDPESLFAPITGVTVLAGPDECALVTAPDCDTAIPSALVAAATEGAPGARAVVVLGRYAHVNFVLDPEPMVVTVREVVPPYPPKLLDQANRVVAVTETLRPVRLDPEIVELPELAARHPAGHYLLPCRGGGAEIPGVRLSYLDERPERADWTLLGCERTRQIHKWFYGDDAPGVDICPLVQPPTGPLLTKCCLQQEEMRSGTTDGLPWVSVPWGSSLETVRDALLTLAGREEPQWSPA from the coding sequence GTGACCGTCCCGCAGCGGAGGCGCTCCAACACGATTCCCGGCCGGTACCGGGGTGTCGCGGTGGCCCGGGTCGACGTGCCGCTGACCGACGGGGCTGCCCTGCAGTCGCTGCTCCTCGGCCGGGAGGCGTACTGGAAGACCCGGTTCGTGGTGGTCCATCACGGCCGGACCGGCCTCGGGCCCGGACCGGTCGCCCTGGTCGCGGTCACCCGCGACGATCCCGAGTCGCTGTTCGCCCCGATCACCGGGGTGACGGTGCTGGCCGGGCCGGACGAGTGCGCGCTGGTGACGGCCCCCGACTGCGACACGGCGATCCCGTCCGCGCTGGTCGCGGCCGCGACCGAGGGTGCCCCCGGCGCGCGGGCGGTCGTCGTGCTGGGCCGCTACGCCCACGTCAACTTCGTGCTCGATCCCGAGCCGATGGTGGTGACGGTGCGCGAGGTCGTCCCGCCGTACCCGCCGAAGCTGCTGGACCAGGCGAACCGGGTGGTCGCGGTGACCGAGACGCTGCGCCCGGTGCGGCTCGATCCCGAGATCGTCGAGCTGCCGGAGCTGGCCGCCCGGCATCCCGCAGGCCACTACCTGCTGCCCTGCCGGGGTGGCGGCGCCGAGATCCCCGGCGTGCGGTTGTCCTATCTGGATGAACGTCCGGAGCGCGCGGACTGGACGCTGCTCGGCTGCGAGCGGACCCGGCAGATCCACAAGTGGTTCTACGGCGACGACGCCCCGGGCGTCGACATCTGCCCGCTGGTGCAACCCCCGACCGGCCCGCTGCTGACCAAGTGCTGCCTGCAGCAGGAGGAGATGCGCAGCGGCACCACCGACGGTCTGCCGTGGGTGTCGGTGCCGTGGGGGTCGTCGCTGGAGACCGTGCGGGACGCACTGCTGACACTCGCCGGGCGGGAGGAGCCGCAATGGTCGCCCGCCTGA
- a CDS encoding helix-turn-helix domain-containing protein, producing MTRPATAADAPDDRNAPAGAEAEREAIVRSIGPKVRRLRHQAGLSLQQLARLAEVSSAAIHKVEKGDMVPTVTTLLKLAAALHRPIGYFVDADGEPTAVAHVVRADRRPEVGPPLPGAVRHGITGPTGRFTLHGTVTEVSPGGTLEIPPRSGEDLVTVLEGSVEFEVVPERHLLDEGDAVHFPADHEVRCHNPAGSPARLLWVSTGS from the coding sequence ATGACGCGACCAGCTACCGCGGCGGACGCCCCCGACGACCGGAACGCCCCGGCCGGGGCGGAGGCCGAGCGGGAGGCGATCGTGCGCTCCATCGGGCCCAAGGTCCGGCGGCTGCGGCACCAGGCCGGACTGTCGCTGCAGCAGCTCGCCCGGCTGGCCGAGGTGTCGTCGGCGGCCATCCACAAGGTCGAGAAGGGCGACATGGTCCCGACGGTGACGACGCTGCTGAAGCTGGCCGCCGCGCTGCACCGGCCGATCGGCTACTTCGTCGACGCCGACGGCGAGCCGACAGCCGTGGCGCACGTGGTGCGGGCCGACCGGCGGCCCGAGGTGGGCCCCCCGCTTCCCGGTGCGGTCCGGCACGGGATCACCGGCCCGACCGGCCGGTTCACGCTGCACGGCACCGTGACCGAGGTGTCGCCCGGCGGCACGCTGGAGATCCCCCCGCGGTCCGGGGAGGACCTGGTGACGGTGCTCGAGGGCTCCGTCGAGTTCGAGGTCGTCCCGGAGCGGCACCTGCTCGACGAGGGCGACGCGGTGCACTTCCCGGCCGATCACGAGGTCCGCTGCCACAACCCCGCCGGCTCGCCGGCGCGGCTGCTCTGGGTGTCCACCGGCAGCTGA
- a CDS encoding FAD-dependent oxidoreductase yields the protein MPHKTVIVGGGAGGLGAAGGVKAARPDAEVVVYTEFEDVAYSPCGIPYVHGKEIDAFEKLFLATKEAYVEAGIDVHYQSRVSAIDPKARTVTVEGRGAVSYDTLVLATGFDYADPGVPGGDLEGLYYVKNIRAAMEWDKVLDSVERAVVVHATPLGVEMTTSLAHRGIETHLIDPHPWPLAEMADPDIMAPVEESWRELGVHAHFNTTLKRFIGQGRVSAVDTSDGEIPCDLVVVATHKVPNAGLAAAAGLEIGSTGGIVVDERMATSAPGVFAVGDCTEIPHGLTRVPLQGLTGSHAYAQGKAGGTNAGGGSRTYRAVYVPWGTPAGKWVIGGASFGETTATALGIPYVLGQAQGISRARYYPGVKPVKVKLLAEPGSLRLIGAQMVGQEGIKERADFLATAVRFGLTLHDLGTMENVYSPAIGALNEPIAMAANNGLDELRRAGKL from the coding sequence GTGCCGCACAAGACGGTGATCGTGGGAGGTGGCGCCGGGGGCCTCGGTGCTGCGGGTGGGGTGAAGGCCGCACGGCCCGACGCCGAGGTCGTCGTCTACACCGAGTTCGAGGACGTCGCGTACAGCCCCTGCGGGATCCCGTACGTGCACGGCAAGGAGATCGACGCCTTCGAGAAGCTCTTCCTGGCGACCAAGGAGGCGTACGTCGAGGCCGGGATCGACGTCCACTATCAGAGCCGGGTCAGCGCGATCGACCCGAAGGCCCGCACCGTGACCGTGGAGGGCCGGGGAGCCGTCTCCTACGACACGCTCGTGCTGGCGACCGGCTTCGACTATGCCGATCCCGGGGTCCCGGGTGGCGATCTCGAGGGCCTGTACTACGTGAAGAACATCCGGGCGGCGATGGAGTGGGACAAGGTCCTCGACTCGGTCGAGCGCGCCGTCGTCGTGCACGCGACACCGCTCGGTGTCGAGATGACCACATCGCTGGCGCACCGGGGGATCGAGACCCACCTGATCGACCCGCACCCGTGGCCGCTCGCCGAGATGGCGGACCCGGACATCATGGCGCCGGTCGAGGAGTCCTGGCGCGAGCTCGGGGTGCACGCGCACTTCAACACCACGCTCAAGCGGTTCATCGGGCAGGGCCGGGTGTCGGCCGTCGACACCTCCGACGGCGAGATCCCGTGCGACCTGGTGGTCGTCGCGACGCACAAGGTGCCCAACGCCGGGCTCGCCGCGGCCGCCGGCCTGGAGATCGGCTCGACCGGCGGCATCGTCGTCGACGAGCGGATGGCCACCTCGGCGCCCGGTGTGTTCGCGGTGGGCGACTGCACCGAGATCCCGCACGGGCTGACCAGGGTCCCCCTGCAGGGGCTGACCGGCAGCCACGCGTACGCCCAGGGCAAGGCGGGCGGCACCAACGCCGGCGGTGGATCGCGGACCTACCGCGCCGTGTACGTGCCGTGGGGCACCCCGGCCGGCAAGTGGGTGATCGGCGGTGCGTCCTTCGGTGAGACGACGGCGACCGCGCTCGGTATCCCGTACGTGCTCGGCCAGGCCCAGGGGATATCCCGGGCCCGGTACTACCCGGGTGTGAAACCGGTGAAGGTCAAACTGCTCGCCGAACCGGGATCGCTGCGCCTGATCGGGGCCCAGATGGTCGGGCAGGAAGGGATCAAGGAGCGCGCGGACTTCCTCGCGACCGCGGTCCGGTTCGGATTGACCCTGCACGACCTGGGCACCATGGAGAACGTCTACTCGCCGGCGATCGGCGCGCTCAACGAGCCGATCGCGATGGCCGCCAACAACGGCCTCGACGAGCTCCGCAGGGCCGGGAAGCTGTGA
- a CDS encoding 1-aminocyclopropane-1-carboxylate deaminase/D-cysteine desulfhydrase has protein sequence MSTRPQLAALPTPVLPADRLRAALGCAPVWIKRDDLTGFALAGNKARPLEYLLGDALDRSRDLLVTGGGADSNFVPAAALAARVCGLDCEIVTVPGTGRDGTNLRLARAAGARVHLLDSPRRDRIDDAVAELAARRTVEGRRPVAIPRGGSTALGARGFARAAAELADQVGAGLLPAPGLIVIALGSGGSAAGLLAGLAATGLGARLLGVSVSRPPAEADAVVRRLAAECAAGTGRPAPGPERWEVVDARGAGFGIASDTERAAAGLGLRTEGLLLDDTYGAKAFAEAVRRLRAGIEGPVLYWHTGGVASVLAHLPAAENRGERS, from the coding sequence GTGAGCACCCGCCCGCAGCTCGCGGCACTGCCCACCCCGGTGCTGCCGGCCGACCGCCTGCGCGCCGCACTCGGGTGCGCCCCGGTCTGGATCAAGCGGGACGACCTGACCGGCTTCGCGCTCGCCGGGAACAAGGCGCGTCCGCTGGAGTACCTGCTCGGTGACGCGCTGGACCGCTCGCGGGACCTGCTGGTGACCGGCGGCGGAGCGGACTCCAACTTCGTGCCGGCCGCGGCGCTGGCCGCGCGGGTCTGTGGTCTGGACTGCGAGATCGTCACCGTGCCCGGCACCGGACGCGACGGCACGAACCTGCGGCTGGCCCGGGCGGCAGGCGCCCGGGTGCATCTGCTGGACAGCCCGCGCCGGGACCGGATCGACGACGCCGTCGCCGAGCTGGCCGCCCGCCGGACCGTCGAGGGACGACGGCCGGTCGCGATCCCGCGGGGCGGTTCCACCGCGCTCGGGGCCCGCGGGTTCGCCCGGGCCGCCGCCGAACTCGCCGACCAGGTCGGAGCCGGTCTGCTGCCTGCCCCCGGGCTGATCGTGATCGCGCTCGGCTCCGGGGGCAGCGCGGCCGGTCTGCTGGCCGGCCTGGCCGCGACCGGTCTGGGTGCCCGGCTGCTCGGGGTGTCGGTCAGCCGGCCCCCGGCGGAGGCCGATGCCGTGGTGCGCCGGCTGGCGGCGGAGTGTGCGGCCGGTACCGGGCGACCGGCACCCGGCCCTGAGCGCTGGGAGGTGGTCGACGCCCGCGGCGCCGGTTTCGGGATCGCCTCGGACACCGAGCGGGCAGCGGCCGGGCTCGGGCTCCGGACCGAGGGCCTGCTGCTCGACGACACCTACGGGGCGAAGGCGTTCGCCGAGGCCGTGCGCCGGCTGCGCGCCGGAATCGAGGGGCCCGTCCTGTACTGGCACACCGGCGGCGTCGCATCCGTGCTGGCCCATCTGCCGGCCGCCGAGAACCGAGGGGAACGATCATGA
- a CDS encoding class-II fumarase/aspartase family protein → MVARLTESPVYAHLWSTPELDRLLGERARWQAWLDVLVVLARVQARAGIVPVRSAEVIAERARVELLDWDLITEQTRRTSHSTLGLIRGLRAVLPPEAREDVYVGATVQDLTDTWFGLLMRDVGDLAVRDVTAVRDTTLRLAHEYRNTPMAGRTHAQPGAPITFGLKAASWADELGRHLDRLREGRDRWAVGQLAGAVGALAFHDVAGGDPLALRAAFCAELGLGDPGISWLTSRDRVAEFGWVLAAVCATTARIGGEVVALQRPEIGELAEPTRPEAVGSITMPHKRNPELGEHLDTLARLARAASGVLLEGTVALHERDGRGWKAEWAALPEVCLLTGTALGLARELVDGLEVYPEAMRDNLARHGDRLASERILGMLSLRLGKHAAQELLHEVLAPTTPGEEAAVDLATAVAARGVATAEEVREWSARPATRAATAMVDIVLQRAGWES, encoded by the coding sequence ATGGTCGCCCGCCTGACCGAGTCCCCGGTCTACGCCCACCTCTGGTCCACCCCGGAACTGGACCGGCTGCTCGGCGAGCGGGCCCGCTGGCAGGCCTGGCTCGACGTGCTCGTGGTCCTCGCCCGGGTGCAGGCCCGCGCGGGCATCGTGCCGGTCCGCTCCGCCGAGGTGATCGCCGAGCGGGCCCGGGTGGAACTGCTGGACTGGGACCTGATCACCGAGCAGACCCGGCGGACGTCGCACTCGACGCTCGGCCTGATCCGCGGCCTGCGCGCCGTGCTGCCGCCCGAGGCCCGGGAGGACGTGTACGTCGGCGCCACTGTCCAGGACCTCACCGACACCTGGTTCGGCCTGCTCATGCGCGACGTCGGCGATCTGGCCGTGCGGGACGTGACGGCCGTGCGGGACACCACGTTGAGGCTCGCCCACGAGTACCGGAACACCCCGATGGCGGGACGTACCCACGCGCAGCCCGGCGCACCGATCACCTTCGGGCTCAAGGCGGCCTCCTGGGCCGACGAGCTGGGCCGCCATCTCGACCGGCTGCGCGAGGGCCGGGACCGGTGGGCGGTCGGCCAGCTGGCCGGCGCGGTCGGGGCACTGGCGTTCCACGACGTGGCCGGGGGCGATCCGCTGGCGCTGCGCGCGGCCTTCTGCGCCGAGCTCGGCCTGGGCGATCCGGGGATCTCCTGGCTGACCAGCCGGGACCGAGTGGCCGAGTTCGGCTGGGTGCTGGCCGCGGTCTGCGCGACGACGGCCCGGATCGGCGGTGAGGTCGTCGCTTTGCAGCGGCCCGAGATCGGTGAGCTCGCCGAACCGACCCGTCCGGAGGCCGTCGGCAGTATCACCATGCCGCACAAGCGGAACCCGGAGCTGGGGGAGCACCTCGACACCCTCGCCCGGCTGGCCAGGGCGGCGTCGGGGGTGCTGCTGGAGGGCACGGTCGCGCTGCACGAGCGGGACGGGCGCGGCTGGAAGGCGGAGTGGGCGGCGCTGCCCGAGGTCTGCCTGCTCACCGGTACCGCGCTCGGGCTGGCCCGCGAGCTGGTCGACGGCCTGGAGGTGTATCCGGAGGCGATGCGCGACAACCTCGCCCGGCACGGCGACCGGCTCGCCTCCGAACGGATCCTGGGCATGCTCTCGCTCCGGCTGGGCAAGCACGCCGCCCAGGAGTTGCTGCACGAGGTGCTCGCCCCCACCACGCCCGGCGAAGAGGCCGCGGTGGATCTCGCGACCGCGGTGGCGGCCCGTGGGGTGGCGACCGCCGAGGAGGTGCGCGAGTGGTCGGCGCGGCCGGCGACCCGGGCCGCGACGGCCATGGTCGACATCGTGCTGCAGCGGGCCGGGTGGGAGTCGTGA
- a CDS encoding MSMEG_0572/Sll0783 family nitrogen starvation response protein → MAQIVGERVRPGDAIVDYEDKVFEDIQAGEGEKAYIFMHTVPFEGSVGLVNMLTATRIGRKGFDTSIVMFGPASLMVSASRGYPKVGDEAFPGALGYNKQLQTFMDEGGKIYACRFSAAALYGMREIDMMEGVKPINPLDVLDAQLTARREGALIMQTWTV, encoded by the coding sequence GTGGCACAGATCGTGGGCGAGCGGGTACGGCCCGGGGATGCGATCGTCGACTACGAGGACAAGGTCTTCGAGGACATCCAGGCCGGCGAGGGCGAGAAGGCCTACATCTTCATGCACACCGTGCCGTTCGAGGGCTCGGTCGGTCTGGTGAACATGCTGACCGCGACCAGGATCGGGCGGAAGGGCTTCGACACCAGCATCGTGATGTTCGGGCCCGCGTCGCTGATGGTGTCGGCATCGCGCGGCTACCCGAAGGTCGGGGACGAGGCGTTCCCGGGTGCCCTCGGCTACAACAAGCAGCTGCAGACGTTCATGGACGAGGGCGGGAAGATCTATGCCTGTCGCTTCTCGGCCGCCGCGCTGTACGGCATGCGCGAGATCGACATGATGGAGGGCGTGAAGCCGATCAACCCGCTGGACGTCCTGGACGCCCAGCTGACGGCCCGCCGCGAGGGCGCCCTGATCATGCAGACGTGGACGGTCTGA
- a CDS encoding phosphosulfolactate synthase yields the protein MSAADFLELPRRPPKPRRVGITHVLDAGTGVAALADLLRSAGRSADIWKAGWGTAYLDPTLREKLALLHGAQVATCLGGTLLEIAWAQGADHRCLDWAAEAGFSHVEVSRGTVAMPLAAKRALIRHAATRFTVLAEVGTKDPAEAAVPSAWRDEALGDLDAGADLVVAEGRQSGTVGIYDAAGAVRPEVVEALVAAVGAGDVVFEAPRAAQQAWFVRRFGPEVNLGNIAPGELLGVETLRLGLRSDTAHATARPTLAGRDS from the coding sequence GTGTCCGCAGCCGACTTCCTCGAGCTCCCCCGGCGCCCCCCGAAGCCCCGGCGGGTCGGGATCACGCACGTGCTCGACGCCGGGACCGGCGTCGCCGCGCTCGCCGACCTGCTGCGTTCGGCGGGCCGGTCCGCCGACATCTGGAAGGCCGGCTGGGGCACCGCCTATCTCGACCCGACGCTGCGGGAGAAGCTCGCCCTGCTGCACGGCGCGCAGGTCGCGACCTGCCTCGGCGGGACCCTGCTCGAGATCGCCTGGGCCCAGGGCGCGGACCACCGGTGCCTGGACTGGGCGGCCGAGGCGGGCTTCAGCCACGTCGAGGTCTCCCGTGGCACCGTCGCCATGCCGCTCGCGGCCAAGCGTGCGCTGATCCGCCACGCCGCGACCCGCTTCACGGTGCTCGCCGAGGTCGGGACCAAGGATCCGGCGGAGGCGGCGGTCCCGTCCGCGTGGCGGGACGAGGCGCTGGGTGATCTCGACGCCGGCGCGGACCTCGTCGTGGCCGAGGGGCGGCAGAGCGGCACCGTCGGAATCTATGACGCCGCGGGCGCCGTGCGGCCGGAGGTCGTCGAGGCACTGGTCGCCGCGGTGGGTGCCGGCGACGTCGTGTTCGAGGCCCCCCGCGCCGCCCAGCAGGCCTGGTTCGTGCGGCGCTTCGGGCCGGAGGTCAATCTCGGGAACATCGCCCCGGGCGAGCTGCTGGGGGTCGAGACCCTCCGGCTGGGGCTGCGCTCGGACACCGCGCACGCCACGGCGCGGCCGACGCTCGCCGGACGGGACTCGTGA